In one window of Opitutus sp. GAS368 DNA:
- a CDS encoding AMP-binding protein codes for MKALLRLIARLCFRFRAYNTAALTTPGPVLLVPNHVSWLDWLFLAAVLGDDWKFVTSSTTAQTSWLHRKMMINARTFPVDNASPYAVRDMAEHLKQGGRLVLFAEGRITLSGSLMKVYDGTGFLIRQTNARIITCYLRGATRVRFVRHHGWTRWFPRVTAHFSEALTAPTFENVSNTVARQKITTWLRDRMTLQQFETEMEFGPPNLLAAVAETAANIPGRIALEDVTFQELTYRRLLVGADVLADEWRRRLGPVTGERVGVLLPNVNTQPVTLLSLWAAQKVPAMLNFSTGIPVMLLCAQLAGLKHIVTSRQFLEKARLNIAPLAEAGIVFHYLEEIRPGISGFAKFAALARHTWNCGAGLRDTPLAAEDTAVVLFTSGSEGVPKGVELSHRNLLANVRQAIAVIDVTDADRFFNALPMFHSFGLLGGTLFPLVRGCYTFLYPSPLHYRVVPTLVYDKTCTVLLGTNTFLNGYARKAHPYDFNSLRYLIAGAEKVQTATLDTWARKFGVRILEGYGATECSPMISLNTRMEPSIGSAGRLVPGLEHKLEAVEGVEEGGRLFVRGPNVMKGYLNPDAQVKFAALGGWYDTGDIVHVDVDGYLHIRGRLKRFAKVSGEMVSLTAVEDALAGAFPQFGLRCAVAVITRPDEDKGEKLIAVTNEPKLQLADLRAAIKAKGLSNLCVPREITVVPSIPKLGTGKTNHRELEKLIAA; via the coding sequence ATGAAAGCGCTGCTCCGCCTTATCGCCCGCCTTTGTTTCCGGTTCCGCGCCTACAACACGGCGGCGCTGACGACGCCCGGCCCGGTGCTGCTCGTGCCGAACCACGTGTCCTGGCTCGACTGGCTCTTTCTGGCGGCGGTGCTCGGCGACGACTGGAAGTTCGTCACCTCCAGCACGACCGCCCAGACGAGCTGGCTGCACCGGAAGATGATGATCAATGCGCGCACCTTCCCGGTGGACAACGCCTCGCCCTATGCCGTGCGGGACATGGCTGAACATCTCAAACAGGGCGGCCGTCTTGTGCTCTTCGCCGAGGGCCGGATCACGCTCAGCGGCAGCCTCATGAAGGTCTACGACGGCACCGGCTTCCTCATCCGCCAGACCAACGCCAGGATCATCACCTGCTACCTGCGCGGCGCCACCCGCGTGCGCTTCGTCCGGCACCACGGCTGGACCCGCTGGTTTCCGCGCGTCACGGCGCATTTCAGCGAAGCGCTGACGGCCCCGACGTTTGAAAACGTCTCGAACACGGTGGCCCGGCAGAAAATCACCACCTGGCTGCGCGATCGGATGACGCTGCAGCAATTCGAGACGGAAATGGAATTCGGCCCGCCCAATCTGCTCGCGGCCGTGGCCGAGACCGCCGCCAACATCCCCGGCCGCATCGCCCTCGAGGACGTCACCTTCCAGGAACTCACCTACCGCCGCCTGCTGGTCGGGGCCGACGTGCTCGCGGACGAATGGCGCCGCCGCCTCGGCCCGGTCACGGGTGAACGCGTCGGCGTGCTGCTGCCCAACGTCAACACCCAGCCCGTCACGCTGCTCAGCCTGTGGGCCGCGCAGAAGGTGCCGGCCATGCTGAATTTTTCCACCGGCATCCCGGTCATGCTGCTCTGCGCCCAGCTCGCGGGCCTGAAGCACATCGTCACCTCGCGGCAGTTCCTCGAGAAGGCGCGGCTCAACATCGCGCCGCTGGCCGAGGCGGGCATCGTCTTCCATTATCTCGAGGAGATCCGCCCCGGGATTTCCGGCTTCGCGAAGTTCGCCGCGCTCGCCCGGCACACCTGGAATTGCGGTGCCGGGCTGCGCGACACCCCGCTCGCCGCGGAGGATACGGCCGTCGTCCTGTTCACCAGCGGCTCCGAGGGCGTGCCCAAGGGCGTCGAGCTCAGTCATCGCAACCTGCTCGCCAACGTCCGCCAGGCCATCGCGGTCATCGACGTAACGGATGCCGACCGGTTCTTCAACGCGCTGCCCATGTTCCACAGCTTCGGGCTGCTCGGCGGCACGCTCTTCCCGCTCGTGCGCGGCTGCTACACCTTCCTCTATCCGTCGCCGCTGCATTACCGCGTCGTGCCGACGCTGGTCTACGACAAGACCTGCACGGTTTTGCTGGGCACGAACACCTTCCTCAACGGCTACGCGCGGAAGGCTCACCCCTACGACTTCAACTCCCTGCGCTACCTCATCGCCGGCGCGGAAAAGGTGCAGACCGCCACGCTCGACACCTGGGCGCGCAAGTTCGGCGTGCGCATTCTCGAGGGCTATGGCGCCACCGAGTGCAGCCCGATGATCAGCCTCAACACGCGCATGGAGCCGTCCATCGGTTCGGCCGGCCGCCTCGTGCCGGGTCTCGAGCACAAGCTGGAAGCCGTTGAAGGCGTCGAGGAAGGCGGCCGGCTGTTCGTGCGCGGCCCGAATGTCATGAAGGGCTACCTCAATCCCGATGCGCAGGTGAAGTTCGCCGCGCTCGGGGGCTGGTATGACACCGGCGACATCGTGCACGTGGACGTCGACGGCTACCTGCACATCCGCGGCCGCCTGAAGCGCTTTGCCAAGGTCAGCGGCGAGATGGTCAGCCTCACCGCGGTCGAGGACGCGCTCGCCGGCGCCTTCCCGCAGTTCGGACTCCGCTGCGCCGTGGCCGTAATCACCCGGCCCGATGAGGACAAGGGCGAGAAGCTCATCGCCGTGACCAACGAACCGAAGCTGCAGCTCGCCGATCTGCGCGCCGCCATCAAGGCGAAGGGGCTCAGCAATCTCTGCGTCCCGCGCGAAATCACCGTCGTGCCGAGCATCCCCAAGCTCGGCACCGGCAAGACCAACCACCGCGAACTCGAAAAACTGATCGCCGCCTGA
- a CDS encoding histidinol-phosphate aminotransferase family protein — protein sequence MSPTATLSRRPAQIFSFPQTEATYVLGLADAEDREEIFRLRHEIYARELGQHAVNHAGALRDALDTVNIYLTARCGPEIAGFVSITPPRAPSFSVDKYFARSSLPFAFDDRLYEVRLLTVLQPHRGRELATLLMYAAYRWVEAHGGTRIVGIGRREVMDLYRRVGLEPVGLSTQSGAVTYDLVLGTITGLRQRTMEFSPLLARLEARTAWRLPFPFRQPASCFHGGAFFSAIGEQFDTLERRHDIINADVLDAWFPPAPGVTDTLQAHLPWLLRTSPPTDCAGLIETLAAARGVAPENILPGAGSSDLIFRVFRHWLTADSRVLILDPTYGEYSHVLEKVIGCTVDRLPLDRAKGYAVNLAKLEAALALDYDLVALVNPNSPTGRQVPREKLEAVLRTAPWHTRVWIDETYVEYAGPGQSLEKFAAASENVIVAKSMSKVYALSGARAAYLCAGPHQLEALRAITPPWVIGLPAQVAAVRALQDPAYYAARYRETAALRESLARELRTLGWDVLPGIANFLLCHLPVNSPDADTLVRLARAEGLFLRDAVRMGARLGPRSIRIAVKDAATNDRMLEVLRTLCPPGSRA from the coding sequence ATGAGCCCGACCGCCACCCTGTCCCGCCGACCCGCGCAAATCTTCTCCTTCCCGCAGACCGAGGCCACCTACGTGCTCGGCCTGGCCGACGCGGAGGACCGCGAGGAGATCTTCCGCCTGCGCCACGAGATCTACGCCCGCGAGCTCGGCCAGCACGCCGTGAACCACGCCGGCGCACTGCGGGATGCGCTCGACACGGTGAACATCTACCTGACCGCCCGCTGCGGCCCCGAGATCGCCGGCTTCGTCAGCATCACGCCGCCGCGCGCACCGTCGTTCTCCGTGGACAAGTATTTCGCGCGCAGCAGCCTGCCGTTTGCCTTCGACGACCGGCTCTACGAGGTCCGCCTGCTCACGGTGCTGCAGCCGCACCGCGGGCGCGAGCTGGCCACGCTGCTCATGTATGCCGCCTACCGCTGGGTCGAGGCCCACGGCGGCACCCGCATCGTCGGCATCGGCCGGCGCGAGGTCATGGACCTCTACCGCCGGGTCGGCTTGGAGCCGGTCGGGCTTTCCACCCAGTCAGGCGCCGTCACCTACGACCTCGTGCTCGGCACGATCACCGGCCTGCGGCAGCGCACCATGGAGTTTTCCCCGCTGCTGGCGCGACTCGAGGCCCGCACCGCCTGGCGGCTGCCGTTCCCGTTCCGCCAGCCGGCCAGCTGTTTTCACGGCGGGGCGTTCTTCTCCGCCATCGGCGAACAATTCGACACGCTCGAACGCCGGCACGACATCATCAACGCCGACGTGCTCGACGCGTGGTTCCCGCCGGCCCCGGGCGTGACCGACACCCTGCAAGCCCACCTGCCCTGGCTGCTGCGTACCTCGCCGCCAACCGACTGCGCCGGCCTGATCGAAACCCTCGCGGCCGCCCGCGGCGTCGCGCCGGAAAACATCCTGCCGGGCGCCGGTTCGTCCGACCTGATCTTCCGCGTCTTCCGCCATTGGCTCACCGCGGACTCGCGCGTGCTGATCCTCGACCCGACCTACGGCGAATACTCGCACGTGCTGGAAAAGGTCATCGGCTGCACCGTGGACCGGTTGCCGCTCGACCGGGCGAAGGGCTACGCGGTCAATCTCGCGAAACTCGAGGCCGCGCTGGCCCTTGACTATGACCTGGTCGCGCTCGTCAACCCGAACAGCCCGACCGGCCGGCAGGTGCCCCGCGAAAAACTGGAGGCCGTGCTGCGCACGGCCCCGTGGCACACCCGCGTCTGGATTGATGAGACCTACGTCGAGTATGCCGGGCCGGGCCAGTCGCTGGAAAAATTCGCCGCCGCCTCGGAGAACGTGATCGTGGCCAAGTCCATGTCGAAGGTCTATGCGCTCAGCGGCGCCCGCGCCGCCTACCTGTGTGCCGGCCCGCACCAGCTCGAGGCCTTGCGTGCCATCACCCCGCCGTGGGTCATCGGCCTGCCGGCCCAGGTCGCCGCCGTCCGCGCCCTGCAGGATCCGGCCTATTATGCCGCCCGTTATCGGGAAACCGCCGCGTTGCGCGAATCGCTGGCGCGGGAATTGCGCACCCTCGGCTGGGACGTGCTGCCCGGCATCGCCAATTTTCTGCTGTGCCACCTGCCGGTGAACAGCCCGGACGCCGACACCCTCGTGCGCCTGGCCCGGGCCGAGGGGTTGTTCCTGCGCGATGCCGTCCGCATGGGCGCCCGGCTCGGGCCGCGCAGCATCCGTATCGCCGTCAAGGACGCCGCGACCAACGATCGCATGCTTGAAGTTCTTCGCACGCTCTGCCCGCCCGGTTCAAGGGCCTGA
- a CDS encoding alpha/beta fold hydrolase, whose protein sequence is MLALAPCARSLASTEHVILLHGLCRTSRSMQPMADALQAAGYVVHNVDYPSRTAPIEELAARAIAPAVAACERAGASRIHFVTHSLGGILVREYLAHHALPALGRVVMLGPPNQGSEVVDGLGSWRFFAAINGPAGRQLGTGTDSVPNRLGPVTYPVGVIAGRHSINWINSLLIPGPDDGKVSVERTRVAGMTSHLVLPCSHPFLMRDRTAIRQAAHFLAYGRFQDLPPSP, encoded by the coding sequence ATGCTCGCACTCGCCCCCTGCGCCCGTTCTCTCGCATCGACCGAGCACGTCATTCTGCTTCATGGACTCTGTCGCACGAGCCGCTCGATGCAGCCGATGGCGGACGCACTGCAAGCGGCCGGCTACGTCGTCCACAACGTTGACTATCCCTCGCGCACGGCGCCGATCGAGGAACTCGCCGCCCGGGCCATCGCTCCCGCCGTCGCAGCTTGCGAGAGGGCCGGCGCATCCCGGATTCACTTCGTCACCCACTCGCTCGGCGGCATCCTCGTGCGCGAATATCTCGCCCACCATGCGCTGCCGGCCCTTGGCCGGGTCGTCATGCTCGGTCCGCCGAACCAGGGGAGCGAAGTCGTCGACGGGCTTGGCTCCTGGCGGTTCTTCGCCGCGATCAACGGTCCCGCCGGCCGGCAGCTCGGCACCGGCACCGACTCTGTGCCCAACCGGCTTGGTCCGGTGACTTATCCCGTCGGCGTGATCGCCGGCCGCCATTCCATCAATTGGATCAACAGTCTGCTCATCCCCGGACCTGACGATGGCAAGGTCTCCGTCGAGCGGACGCGGGTGGCCGGCATGACCAGCCACCTGGTGCTGCCGTGCTCCCATCCTTTTCTGATGCGCGACCGGACGGCGATCCGCCAGGCGGCCCATTTTCTGGCTTACGGCCGGTTTCAAGACCTGCCGCCATCTCCATGA
- a CDS encoding arylamine N-acetyltransferase, which translates to MVPDLDAYFARIGYTGPRTPVLETLHAIAAHQAAAIPFENLDVLLNRPPKLDPASLEQQLVHARRGGYCFQQNGLLLHVLGALGFNVTPLSARVRLQRARDFIPPRTHLFVKVDLDGAPWVVDCGVGSFSLTAAIRLEENTEQATPHEPRRFVREGGVLMHQVRVVNDWVDVCEFTGEEMPLIDRELANWWTSTNPESNFRQRLTAARAGLDGTRRSVLNREFTHRRGAEILEQRVIATPEELLTVLAQHFDLHFSADTRFGPPGSLWPA; encoded by the coding sequence ATGGTCCCCGACCTCGACGCCTACTTCGCCCGCATCGGCTACACCGGCCCGCGCACGCCGGTGCTCGAGACGCTGCACGCCATCGCGGCGCACCAGGCCGCGGCGATTCCGTTCGAGAATCTCGACGTGTTGCTCAACCGGCCGCCGAAGCTGGACCCCGCGTCGCTCGAACAGCAGCTCGTGCACGCGCGACGTGGCGGCTATTGCTTCCAGCAAAACGGCTTGCTGCTGCACGTGCTCGGCGCGCTCGGGTTCAACGTCACGCCGCTCTCCGCGCGCGTGCGTCTGCAACGGGCCCGCGACTTCATCCCGCCGCGCACGCATCTTTTCGTGAAAGTCGACCTCGACGGTGCGCCGTGGGTGGTCGACTGCGGTGTCGGCAGCTTTTCGCTCACCGCCGCCATCCGTCTCGAGGAAAACACCGAGCAGGCCACGCCCCATGAGCCGCGGCGCTTCGTGCGCGAAGGCGGCGTCCTCATGCATCAGGTCAGGGTGGTGAACGACTGGGTGGATGTCTGCGAGTTCACCGGCGAGGAGATGCCGCTCATCGACCGCGAGCTGGCCAACTGGTGGACGAGCACAAACCCCGAATCAAATTTCCGCCAGCGCCTGACCGCCGCGCGCGCCGGCCTGGACGGCACACGCCGGAGTGTTCTCAATCGTGAGTTCACCCACCGGCGCGGCGCCGAGATTCTCGAGCAGCGCGTGATCGCCACCCCCGAGGAACTGCTCACGGTGCTCGCTCAGCACTTCGACCTGCATTTCTCCGCCGACACGCGCTTCGGTCCGCCCGGCTCGCTGTGGCCGGCGTGA
- a CDS encoding transglutaminase family protein: protein MILSVGCALDYQVLSPTAHFTFNVLANTDAHQRLLDESLTFTPEVVPEKVSTSKGNRVVRAEAPAGPFEVRYAAEVEVTRPVLPAEVKADNPGRLPLTVLTYLLPSRYCESDRFAQLAWELFGQTENRAEQVREICRWLDANLTYAIGSTDGRTSAWEVWQGRKGVCRDYSHLAIAFCRALNIPARYIGGYAAGLDPMNFHACFEAYLGGQWYLFDPTDQIPPDEIVIIARGRDATNAALTTIFGKVQMTPVRVTTAKILPPPAQAAG, encoded by the coding sequence ATGATCCTCTCCGTCGGCTGCGCGCTGGACTACCAGGTCCTGTCCCCCACCGCGCACTTCACCTTCAACGTCCTCGCCAACACTGACGCCCACCAGCGCCTGCTCGACGAGTCGTTGACGTTCACGCCGGAGGTCGTGCCGGAGAAGGTCTCAACGTCGAAGGGCAACCGCGTCGTCCGCGCCGAGGCGCCAGCGGGGCCGTTTGAGGTGCGCTACGCCGCCGAGGTCGAGGTCACCCGCCCGGTGTTGCCGGCCGAGGTCAAGGCCGACAATCCCGGCCGCCTGCCGCTCACGGTGCTCACCTACCTGCTGCCCAGCCGCTATTGTGAAAGCGACCGGTTCGCGCAGCTGGCCTGGGAACTCTTTGGCCAGACCGAAAACCGGGCCGAGCAGGTGCGCGAGATCTGCCGCTGGCTCGACGCCAACCTCACCTACGCGATCGGCTCGACCGACGGCCGCACTTCGGCGTGGGAGGTGTGGCAGGGCCGCAAGGGGGTGTGCCGCGACTACTCGCACCTCGCCATCGCCTTCTGCCGGGCGCTCAACATCCCCGCGCGCTACATCGGCGGCTACGCGGCCGGGCTCGACCCGATGAACTTCCACGCCTGCTTCGAGGCCTACCTTGGCGGCCAGTGGTATCTCTTCGATCCCACCGACCAGATCCCGCCCGACGAGATCGTGATCATCGCGCGCGGTCGCGACGCCACCAATGCGGCGCTCACCACCATCTTCGGCAAGGTGCAGATGACCCCCGTGCGCGTGACCACCGCGAAGATCCTGCCGCCGCCCGCCCAGGCCGCGGGCTGA
- a CDS encoding TonB-dependent receptor — MLATATAAFGQTTAAAPKDEVVQLEKFVATGSRFNDRTVTQSPVPIDVISGTEMKQGGYNETSQMLQANIPSFNFPRPSLTDGTDHIRPATLRGLAPDQTLVLINGKRRHTSALVNLNGSIGRGSVSTDFNAIPASMIERIEVLRDGASAQYGSDAIAGVINVILRKDAGWGLNLGYGKTKVGDGADYKLDAFAGTALGDKGSLFVSLYLRDHGATNRIQPDTRQQYFGISTTTGLPVLPSGNYGSGTGLSPSNGTLDPREATVNRIDHRFGDPKTKDKGIWFNGDYPLADGMDLYFFGGASDRHANGAGFFRRSGDDRTIRAIWPDGFLPFIDTVVKDYSFGGGVKGKATDWNYDLSTTYGTNILDYRTSNSENVTLGNASPTAFYDGRLKFDQSTTNLDLTNSFNAGLATPLKLATGAEFRAEKYTITAGEPNSYINGGMTIIGGPSNGNLGAVGAQVFPGFKPTDAGAHTRNSKAVYLDFEQNLTDKWLVDLAGRFEDYSDFGNNSTVKLATRVEVTDTLALRGSVSTGFRAPHLAQEWFSSTATNFIGGVPFDILTFPVSNPAAVALGAKPLTPEKSTNYSFGGTWNTKTGFSASIDYYDIKIKDRIVLSSNFTGASVIALLATQGITGIGGGRYFTNAVDTTTKGLDVSGRYTWKTTDAGKFTFTAGYNHNTTKADKIKQAPANLAAITTTPLFDLTETTRLEKGQPRDNLNLSTTWEIGKFSILAREVRYGEVSAVQFASATQAQIDALTPGYDVSFAPAVPGAVGGTTANQQIIQTFGAKWLTDLDVTYHYSKNITVSIGANNLFDVYPDQNIRSKVVNGVAFNGADNVGIFPYSGISPFGFNGAFYYGKLSFKY; from the coding sequence TTGTTAGCCACGGCCACGGCCGCTTTCGGCCAGACGACCGCCGCCGCCCCCAAGGACGAAGTCGTCCAGCTGGAGAAATTCGTCGCCACGGGTTCCCGCTTCAACGACCGCACGGTGACCCAGTCGCCGGTGCCGATCGACGTGATCAGCGGCACCGAGATGAAGCAGGGCGGCTACAACGAGACCAGCCAGATGCTGCAGGCCAACATCCCCTCGTTCAACTTCCCGCGTCCGTCCCTCACCGACGGCACGGACCACATCCGGCCCGCCACGCTGCGCGGCCTCGCCCCCGACCAGACGCTCGTGCTGATCAACGGCAAGCGCCGCCACACCAGCGCGCTCGTCAACCTCAACGGCTCCATCGGCCGCGGCTCGGTCTCGACGGATTTCAACGCCATCCCGGCGTCCATGATCGAGCGCATCGAGGTGCTGCGTGACGGGGCCTCCGCCCAATACGGCTCGGATGCCATCGCCGGCGTCATCAACGTCATCCTCCGCAAGGACGCCGGCTGGGGCCTGAACCTCGGCTACGGCAAGACCAAGGTGGGCGACGGCGCGGACTACAAGCTCGATGCCTTTGCCGGCACCGCGCTCGGGGACAAGGGCTCGCTCTTCGTCAGCCTCTACCTGCGCGACCATGGCGCCACCAACCGGATCCAGCCGGATACGCGCCAGCAGTATTTCGGCATCAGCACCACGACGGGACTCCCCGTGCTGCCCTCCGGCAACTACGGCTCGGGCACCGGCCTCAGCCCGTCGAACGGCACGCTCGATCCCCGCGAGGCGACCGTCAACCGCATCGACCACCGCTTCGGCGACCCGAAGACCAAGGACAAGGGCATCTGGTTCAACGGCGACTACCCGCTGGCCGACGGCATGGACCTCTATTTCTTCGGCGGCGCCAGCGACCGCCACGCCAATGGCGCCGGGTTCTTCCGCCGTTCCGGTGACGACCGCACCATCCGCGCCATCTGGCCCGACGGTTTCCTTCCCTTCATTGATACCGTGGTCAAGGACTACTCCTTCGGCGGCGGCGTCAAGGGCAAGGCCACCGACTGGAACTACGACCTCAGCACCACCTATGGCACCAACATCCTGGATTACCGCACGTCGAACTCGGAAAATGTCACGCTCGGCAACGCCAGCCCGACCGCCTTCTACGACGGCCGGCTGAAGTTCGACCAGTCGACCACCAACCTCGACCTGACCAACTCGTTCAACGCCGGCCTGGCCACCCCGCTGAAGCTCGCCACCGGCGCGGAGTTCCGCGCCGAGAAATACACCATCACCGCCGGCGAGCCCAACTCCTACATCAACGGCGGCATGACCATCATCGGCGGCCCGTCCAACGGCAACCTCGGTGCGGTCGGCGCGCAGGTGTTCCCGGGCTTCAAGCCCACCGACGCCGGCGCCCACACCCGCAACTCCAAGGCCGTCTACCTCGACTTCGAGCAGAACCTGACCGACAAGTGGCTGGTCGACCTGGCCGGCCGCTTCGAGGACTACAGCGACTTCGGCAACAACAGCACCGTGAAGCTCGCCACCCGGGTCGAGGTCACCGACACGCTGGCCCTGCGCGGCTCCGTGAGCACGGGCTTCCGGGCCCCGCACCTCGCGCAGGAGTGGTTCAGTTCCACCGCCACCAACTTCATCGGCGGCGTGCCCTTCGACATCCTGACCTTCCCGGTCAGCAATCCGGCCGCCGTCGCGCTGGGCGCCAAACCGCTCACCCCGGAGAAGTCGACCAACTACAGTTTCGGTGGCACCTGGAACACCAAGACCGGGTTCTCGGCCTCCATCGATTACTACGACATCAAGATCAAGGACCGCATCGTGCTGTCCTCGAACTTCACCGGCGCCTCCGTCATCGCGCTGCTCGCCACCCAGGGCATCACGGGCATCGGCGGCGGCCGCTACTTCACCAACGCGGTCGACACCACGACCAAGGGCCTTGACGTCAGCGGACGCTACACGTGGAAGACGACCGACGCGGGCAAGTTCACGTTCACCGCCGGCTATAACCACAACACGACGAAGGCCGACAAGATCAAGCAGGCCCCGGCCAACCTCGCGGCCATCACCACCACGCCGCTGTTTGACCTGACCGAGACCACCCGCCTCGAGAAGGGCCAGCCGCGCGACAACCTCAACCTCTCGACCACCTGGGAAATCGGCAAGTTCTCCATCCTGGCGCGCGAGGTGCGCTATGGCGAGGTCTCGGCGGTGCAGTTTGCCAGCGCCACGCAGGCGCAGATCGACGCGCTCACGCCGGGGTATGATGTCTCGTTCGCGCCGGCGGTCCCGGGCGCGGTCGGCGGCACCACCGCCAACCAGCAGATCATCCAGACCTTCGGCGCCAAGTGGCTCACCGACCTGGATGTGACCTACCACTACAGCAAGAACATCACCGTTTCGATCGGCGCGAACAACCTGTTCGACGTTTATCCCGACCAGAACATCCGCTCAAAGGTCGTCAACGGGGTGGCCTTCAACGGGGCCGACAACGTCGGCATCTTCCCCTACAGCGGCATCTCGCCCTTCGGCTTCAACGGCGCGTTCTACTACGGCAAGCTGAGCTTCAAATACTGA
- the ggt gene encoding gamma-glutamyltransferase: MRFTPRFVVPPVITALVLAAPLTAFAQRMAVEAEHGMVVSAHELAAQVGADVLQRGGNAVDAAVATGFALGVVYPWAGPLGGGGFMMIHLADGRDIAIDYRERAPAAASRDMYLGPDGNVLKGPGSSTFGWRASGVPGDVAGWALALEKYGSHKLTWAELIEPARRLAADGHRLTQFTAARFRGQAEKLGAFPDSKKIFLNGGALWRAGDLWRQPELAATLARLQQNGPREFYEGETARLIADAMARNGGTISLADLKNYTAVERVPLRTTYRGYEIVTMPPPSSSGIALLQMFAMIEPFDVAALGPNSAAKYHLFIEAMRRAYRDRAEYLGDPDFVKVPVAGLLDRGYIAGLMKNFDPNKATPSAGLAPGNPAGWEPPKVAMLQARRAELAAESTETTHFSIVDADGNAVANTFTLNGGFGSGVTIPGTGVLMNNEMDDFTSKPGTPNQFRLIQGEANAIAPGKHPLSSMAPTFVFKDKKIFLVTGAPGGSTIINAVFQVITNVIDFDLPVSLAVEAPRIHHQWMPDVVNYDPYGLSTDTMEALRAKGHQLEQRNFFGAQRVPVIERYPNDTMTIMVDPATHLRLGAADSRKPDSKAVGY, encoded by the coding sequence ATGAGATTTACCCCGCGTTTTGTCGTCCCCCCGGTGATCACCGCGCTGGTGCTGGCCGCGCCCCTCACGGCGTTCGCGCAGCGCATGGCGGTCGAGGCCGAGCACGGCATGGTCGTGTCGGCGCACGAACTCGCCGCCCAGGTCGGCGCCGATGTGCTGCAGCGGGGTGGCAACGCCGTGGATGCGGCGGTGGCGACCGGTTTCGCGCTCGGCGTCGTTTATCCCTGGGCCGGGCCGCTCGGCGGCGGCGGCTTCATGATGATCCACCTGGCCGACGGCCGGGACATCGCGATCGACTATCGCGAACGCGCGCCGGCCGCCGCCTCGCGCGACATGTATCTCGGCCCCGACGGCAACGTGCTCAAGGGCCCCGGCTCGTCCACCTTCGGCTGGCGCGCGAGCGGCGTGCCCGGCGACGTCGCCGGCTGGGCGCTCGCCCTCGAGAAATACGGCTCCCACAAACTCACGTGGGCCGAGCTCATCGAGCCGGCGCGCCGCCTGGCCGCGGACGGCCACCGCCTCACGCAATTCACGGCGGCGCGCTTCCGCGGCCAGGCCGAGAAGCTCGGCGCGTTTCCCGATTCCAAGAAGATCTTCCTCAACGGCGGCGCGCTCTGGCGCGCCGGCGATCTCTGGCGCCAGCCCGAGCTGGCCGCGACGCTCGCGCGGCTGCAGCAGAACGGCCCCCGCGAGTTCTACGAAGGGGAGACGGCGCGCCTGATCGCCGACGCCATGGCGCGGAACGGCGGCACCATCAGCCTCGCCGACCTGAAGAATTACACGGCGGTCGAGCGGGTGCCGCTGCGCACGACCTACCGCGGCTACGAGATCGTCACGATGCCGCCGCCCAGCTCGAGCGGCATCGCGCTCCTGCAGATGTTCGCCATGATCGAACCCTTCGACGTCGCGGCGCTCGGGCCGAATTCCGCCGCGAAATACCACCTCTTCATCGAGGCCATGCGCCGCGCCTACCGCGACCGCGCGGAATACCTCGGCGATCCGGATTTCGTCAAGGTGCCGGTCGCCGGCCTGCTGGATCGCGGCTATATCGCCGGGCTGATGAAAAATTTCGACCCCAACAAGGCCACGCCCTCGGCCGGACTGGCCCCGGGCAATCCGGCCGGTTGGGAACCGCCGAAGGTCGCCATGCTCCAGGCGCGACGCGCCGAATTGGCCGCCGAGTCCACCGAGACCACGCACTTCTCGATCGTCGATGCCGACGGCAACGCGGTCGCCAACACCTTCACGCTCAACGGCGGCTTTGGTTCCGGCGTGACGATCCCGGGCACGGGCGTGCTCATGAACAACGAAATGGATGACTTCACCTCGAAGCCCGGCACGCCAAACCAGTTCCGCCTGATCCAGGGCGAGGCCAATGCCATCGCGCCGGGCAAGCACCCGCTCTCGTCCATGGCGCCCACCTTCGTGTTCAAGGACAAAAAGATCTTCCTCGTCACCGGCGCGCCCGGCGGCTCGACGATCATCAACGCGGTTTTCCAGGTGATCACCAATGTCATCGATTTCGACCTGCCGGTCTCGCTCGCCGTCGAAGCGCCGCGCATCCATCACCAGTGGATGCCCGATGTCGTGAACTACGATCCCTACGGGCTCAGCACCGACACCATGGAGGCGCTGCGCGCAAAGGGGCACCAGCTCGAGCAGCGCAACTTTTTCGGCGCCCAGCGCGTGCCCGTCATCGAGCGCTACCCGAACGACACGATGACCATCATGGTCGATCCGGCCACCCACCTCCGGCTCGGCGCCGCGGACTCGCGCAAGCCCGACAGCAAGGCGGTCGGCTACTGA